A region from the Stygiolobus caldivivus genome encodes:
- a CDS encoding ATP-binding protein → MSEDISNTIKDKIEKAKALAITLGVIVGRVARSIPSRVDEENYITNVIVDASTYYKYPFLGKIGVLLGAIDIKSLYFVLLRVVGYERSDVSSLLFSDSPIISSNDTGEEEPGSLVSNVVVKCEMLTKVNVLESTEPEAADIVIEPQSPVIIPQPEIIERSLDTNRGLLKLGYLDNPTSNVKVGVSLDDLNYHMLLLGTTGAGKTSFVKDLIAGIYKATDDTKAFVFDATGDYYHIFLPPDKSNKTVKQSVAMFESLYSKMTGVDLGIIYPVTRRWLKKYTNGKKDLLSITTAYYKIYVEPIVKYLEKKGYTFYISVDKGRIVISNSEWRSETEIYPFYFRFKEVRRVLPKLNPYFSEQATQFLKILMKREGKKYESLSDLIEGFEKEDLEHISIHKSTKENILRGLYLLKETGMFDVGAERVPITDLLLNNNKKLLILDLYNSEIDDFSQKILTYYMLDKIFEVREKQMKSGILKDRLVLIIDEAHKFFPSVKGGEEDANYVRRVAGKIAMMMRLGRRRKIGFIFSTHNPADLSDIIVQLANTKVIFRIKPEVAEMMGLSRSEAKTLSWEKNGIAYLISPWLREGKVKIKVPVPPPLGHYDLSKAT, encoded by the coding sequence TTGTCTGAGGACATATCTAATACTATTAAGGACAAGATCGAAAAGGCTAAGGCTTTAGCAATAACGTTAGGGGTAATAGTAGGGAGGGTTGCAAGGAGTATACCTAGCAGAGTTGATGAAGAAAATTATATCACAAATGTCATAGTCGATGCATCGACCTATTACAAATACCCTTTTTTAGGGAAAATTGGGGTATTACTCGGGGCTATTGATATAAAGTCCTTGTATTTCGTACTACTTAGGGTAGTAGGGTATGAGAGGAGTGATGTCTCTTCCCTCCTCTTTTCGGATTCCCCCATAATATCATCAAATGATACCGGAGAGGAAGAACCTGGTTCACTCGTATCTAACGTGGTAGTAAAATGCGAGATGCTTACGAAAGTAAACGTGCTCGAATCCACTGAACCGGAAGCTGCTGATATAGTGATCGAGCCACAGTCTCCAGTCATAATACCACAACCCGAAATAATCGAAAGGTCTCTAGACACTAACAGGGGTCTATTAAAATTAGGTTATCTTGATAACCCCACAAGTAACGTAAAAGTAGGGGTAAGTCTAGACGACCTAAACTACCACATGCTATTACTGGGCACTACCGGAGCCGGGAAAACCTCTTTCGTCAAAGACCTCATAGCAGGCATTTATAAGGCCACTGATGATACTAAAGCCTTCGTATTCGACGCTACCGGTGACTATTACCACATTTTCTTACCTCCTGATAAAAGTAATAAGACTGTAAAGCAAAGCGTAGCGATGTTTGAGTCTTTATATTCCAAGATGACCGGGGTAGACCTAGGCATAATATATCCAGTAACTAGGCGGTGGCTTAAGAAATACACTAACGGGAAAAAAGACCTCCTCTCTATTACTACAGCGTATTACAAAATTTATGTTGAACCAATAGTCAAATATTTAGAGAAAAAGGGTTATACGTTTTATATCTCGGTAGATAAGGGGAGGATAGTTATATCAAACAGTGAGTGGAGGTCAGAAACCGAGATCTACCCTTTTTATTTCAGGTTCAAAGAGGTAAGGAGGGTATTACCTAAACTGAACCCTTACTTCTCAGAACAAGCCACACAGTTCCTCAAGATCTTAATGAAAAGGGAAGGTAAGAAGTATGAGTCACTTTCGGATTTAATTGAGGGGTTTGAAAAGGAAGACCTAGAGCACATAAGCATACATAAGAGCACCAAGGAGAATATCCTGAGGGGGTTGTACTTGCTTAAGGAGACGGGCATGTTCGATGTAGGAGCGGAGAGGGTCCCGATCACAGACCTACTTCTAAACAATAATAAAAAACTACTCATATTAGACTTATATAACAGTGAAATAGATGATTTCTCACAAAAGATCTTGACTTACTATATGCTCGACAAAATCTTTGAAGTCAGGGAGAAACAAATGAAGAGCGGTATATTGAAGGACAGGTTAGTCTTGATTATAGATGAAGCGCATAAGTTCTTCCCTTCCGTAAAAGGGGGAGAAGAAGACGCTAATTATGTCAGGAGAGTAGCAGGCAAGATAGCTATGATGATGAGGTTAGGCAGGAGGAGAAAGATCGGTTTCATATTCTCGACCCATAACCCAGCAGACTTATCGGACATTATAGTCCAGCTCGCAAATACTAAGGTTATCTTCAGGATTAAACCTGAAGTAGCGGAAATGATGGGGTTGTCTAGGAGTGAGGCTAAGACGTTAAGTTGGGAGAAGAACGGCATAGCCTATCTCATATCTCCTTGGCTAAGAGAGGGAAAGGTAAAGATAAAAGTCCCGGTTCCACCACCTCTTGGGCATTACGATTTATCAAAGGCGACGTAA
- a CDS encoding DNA double-strand break repair nuclease NurA, with amino-acid sequence MSNTNELIVILDEVIQKYIREYFSIYNIDPSLSESPATLVSNDLINEVTPSKVSREVLAVDGSSRSITSAGGIISIVTLGVSSLSKPLYGAYPGLFGIRNLDLDKPFVALASSSFSKGINAYLYSSKYVTTVSLDGTPFQSISEPERVETELRAILETEALKKLKGQGVIIVDGPLFPSYTFLPEKVKKALTNERLKVLDSNYIGIVKRLDKSDLLVKSLASRAKEISVKYKVDPRGFISDEAFLFQLVRFNFNPPYPVLTVGPLIKEIAQGVKIYVNYLVYPVHRYVPKFSFLRIESFNRDGVNLVASQKFTIDGIPTVLALADKTAKELSSGILRYIAFSLERIGLQESFRGKFEVLNVV; translated from the coding sequence ATGAGTAATACTAATGAGCTCATTGTAATACTCGACGAAGTAATACAAAAATACATCAGGGAATACTTTAGTATCTATAATATAGACCCATCTTTAAGTGAGAGCCCTGCAACTCTAGTATCTAACGACCTTATAAATGAGGTAACACCTAGCAAAGTAAGTAGAGAAGTATTAGCGGTAGACGGGAGTAGTAGGAGTATTACATCGGCAGGGGGAATAATAAGTATAGTTACTTTAGGCGTCTCTTCATTATCAAAACCCTTATACGGTGCTTATCCGGGGCTTTTTGGGATAAGAAACTTAGATTTAGATAAACCGTTTGTTGCACTTGCTTCTTCGTCTTTTTCCAAGGGTATTAACGCGTATTTATATTCTTCGAAATATGTTACAACAGTTTCCTTAGATGGTACTCCTTTTCAATCTATTTCGGAACCTGAAAGGGTGGAGACAGAGCTGAGGGCTATACTAGAGACCGAGGCGTTGAAAAAGCTAAAAGGACAAGGAGTAATTATCGTAGATGGCCCCTTATTCCCTTCATATACATTCTTACCAGAAAAAGTAAAGAAGGCACTTACAAATGAAAGGCTCAAAGTCTTAGATTCCAATTACATAGGAATTGTAAAAAGGCTAGATAAATCAGACCTCCTAGTTAAGTCGCTAGCTTCCAGAGCTAAGGAAATTTCCGTGAAGTACAAAGTAGACCCCAGGGGGTTTATATCGGATGAAGCATTTCTGTTTCAGCTTGTAAGGTTTAATTTTAATCCACCCTATCCAGTACTGACTGTAGGCCCCCTGATAAAAGAAATAGCCCAAGGGGTTAAAATTTACGTTAATTATCTCGTTTACCCTGTTCATAGATACGTTCCTAAGTTCTCCTTCTTAAGAATAGAGTCCTTTAACCGGGACGGAGTTAACTTAGTTGCTTCACAAAAGTTCACGATTGATGGTATACCTACGGTACTCGCGCTCGCCGATAAAACGGCTAAAGAGCTATCTTCTGGGATTTTACGTTATATCGCCTTCTCATTAGAACGTATCGGCCTACAAGAAAGCTTTAGAGGTAAATTTGAGGTGCTAAATGTTGTCTGA